Proteins encoded in a region of the Tautonia rosea genome:
- a CDS encoding CpaF family protein, with translation MAPPPKPPKPPKPKDQEQTKADPAVAAFEAIKRRIHGKLVDRLDFNRVNELDPRTVRAEVRSVIEHLLDEDDPMLNRSERQRLVDEILDETFGLGPLEALLKEEGIGDIMINGPRYVFIEKGGRIERSCVGFRDDDHLLQIIDRIVSRVGRRIDESSPMVDARLPDGSRVNAIIPPLALDGPVLTIRMFGSKPLTQDDLLRFKAFTPEMLILMEAAMRARLNIIISGGTGSGKTTLLNTLSSFIQNDHRIITIEDAAELRLQQEHVVRLETRPPNVEGRGAVTATDLVKNALRMRPDRIIIGECRGAETLDMIQAMNTGHEGSMTTVHANNPRDAMSRLETMISMAGLELPIRALRAQFASAVDLIIQANRLQGGPRKVTSITEVVGMEGDTIIMQEIFKFEQVGVDSGGRAHGRFTSTGIRPSFMDRLESSGCVLPADLFRQRDLMAD, from the coding sequence ATGGCCCCCCCGCCGAAGCCGCCGAAGCCGCCGAAGCCGAAGGATCAAGAGCAGACAAAGGCCGACCCCGCCGTAGCGGCATTTGAGGCGATCAAGCGAAGGATCCACGGCAAGTTGGTCGACCGGCTCGACTTCAACCGGGTCAACGAACTGGACCCGAGGACCGTGCGTGCCGAGGTGCGTTCGGTCATTGAGCACCTGCTCGACGAAGACGACCCGATGCTCAATCGGAGTGAGCGTCAACGGCTCGTTGATGAGATCCTGGATGAGACGTTCGGACTTGGGCCGCTTGAGGCGCTGCTCAAGGAGGAGGGAATCGGGGACATCATGATCAATGGTCCCCGGTATGTGTTCATCGAAAAAGGAGGACGGATCGAGCGGTCGTGCGTGGGGTTCCGCGATGACGACCACCTGTTACAGATCATCGACCGAATTGTGTCTCGCGTGGGTCGGCGCATCGATGAAAGTTCTCCGATGGTCGACGCGCGACTGCCGGACGGCTCTCGCGTCAATGCGATCATCCCGCCGCTGGCCCTTGATGGGCCGGTGTTGACGATCCGAATGTTCGGCTCGAAACCTCTGACACAAGATGATCTGTTACGCTTCAAGGCATTTACGCCCGAGATGCTCATCTTGATGGAAGCGGCGATGCGAGCGCGTTTGAATATCATTATTTCTGGAGGCACTGGCTCGGGCAAGACAACGCTCCTCAACACGCTATCGAGCTTCATTCAGAACGATCACCGGATCATCACAATTGAGGATGCGGCCGAGCTTCGCCTGCAGCAGGAGCACGTTGTTCGACTCGAAACCCGACCACCAAACGTTGAGGGGCGGGGAGCGGTCACGGCGACCGACCTGGTGAAGAACGCCCTGCGGATGCGGCCCGACCGAATCATCATTGGCGAGTGTCGAGGAGCCGAAACACTGGACATGATCCAGGCCATGAACACCGGCCACGAGGGTTCGATGACGACCGTGCACGCCAACAACCCGCGCGACGCCATGAGCCGGTTGGAAACGATGATCAGCATGGCAGGCCTGGAGCTTCCGATCCGGGCACTGCGCGCTCAGTTCGCCTCGGCCGTGGACCTGATCATTCAGGCGAACCGTCTGCAAGGCGGTCCGAGGAAGGTGACGAGCATCACCGAGGTCGTCGGCATGGAAGGCGACACGATTATCATGCAAGAGATCTTCAAATTCGAGCAGGTCGGTGTTGATTCCGGCGGGCGAGCCCATGGGCGGTTTACCTCGACCGGCATCCGGCCGTCGTTCATGGATCGCCTGGAATCGTCTGGCTGCGTGCTACCGGCCGACCTGTTCCGTCAGCGCGACCTGATGGCGGATTAG
- a CDS encoding type II secretion system F family protein — MDGTTFVMIAAGVAIALLVAGVAMVVTKSESTLAEERLRNLTSGKRPSVKKQLAADSLLRAPPIDARNMAFLEQYMPSGESLKRLYEQADLTLPFKTFLAIAAGLAVLGGAAAGVLGSLLLAPVGAVMGAGLAIMFLHHRKRKRIAVFMGGLPEAVELMGRALRAGHGLASGMQLVSQEMKGPVSQEFGRVFEEQNLGVPVDEALRGMSERVPTMDVRFLVTAIIIQRATGGDLAEILDKIGRLIRQRFELVGHVKSLTAEGRLSGLVLLAMPPGLLAFIAVSNPSYVAPLFQTELGTKLLALTVVLQLMGAVAIKKIISIKV, encoded by the coding sequence ATGGACGGGACGACCTTCGTCATGATTGCCGCGGGAGTGGCCATTGCCCTGCTCGTCGCAGGCGTGGCCATGGTGGTGACGAAGTCGGAATCGACCCTGGCCGAGGAACGCCTGCGGAACCTCACCAGCGGGAAGCGTCCGAGCGTCAAGAAGCAACTCGCGGCCGATTCGCTGTTGCGGGCGCCCCCGATCGACGCGCGGAACATGGCGTTCCTTGAGCAATACATGCCGAGTGGCGAATCGCTGAAGCGGCTGTACGAACAGGCCGACCTGACGCTGCCGTTCAAGACGTTTCTGGCCATTGCCGCGGGGCTGGCGGTGCTGGGAGGAGCCGCCGCGGGGGTGCTGGGTTCCCTGCTGCTTGCTCCGGTGGGAGCGGTGATGGGGGCGGGACTGGCCATCATGTTTCTTCACCATCGCAAGCGGAAACGGATCGCAGTGTTCATGGGAGGACTTCCTGAAGCCGTGGAGCTGATGGGCAGGGCCTTGCGGGCAGGCCACGGCCTGGCCTCGGGGATGCAACTGGTCTCTCAAGAGATGAAGGGGCCGGTCTCTCAGGAATTCGGCCGGGTGTTTGAGGAGCAAAACCTCGGCGTGCCAGTCGATGAGGCCCTGCGAGGCATGTCGGAGCGCGTGCCAACGATGGACGTGCGCTTTCTGGTGACTGCGATCATCATCCAGCGCGCTACGGGGGGCGATCTGGCGGAGATTCTCGACAAGATCGGCCGCTTGATCCGTCAGCGATTCGAGCTGGTCGGTCACGTCAAGTCTCTGACGGCCGAGGGTCGGCTCTCGGGCCTGGTCTTGCTGGCGATGCCTCCTGGCTTGCTGGCGTTCATTGCCGTGAGCAATCCTTCCTACGTGGCTCCCCTGTTCCAGACGGAGCTGGGGACAAAACTGCTGGCGTTGACGGTGGTCCTCCAGCTCATGGGGGCCGTCGCAATCAAGAAGATCATTTCGATCAAGGTCTGA
- a CDS encoding type II secretion system F family protein, with protein sequence MPTLETLLTPETMIPLATFLAFMLGGWGMLSLVANRPSRAEDRLKRMLDRPQMEADRARAARERQRIQDRVAEAARKLSGPMQPKDEAELGKLRISLLNAGIRHPQAVQIYLGMKLLGLLIGMGVSIPPVWSHFGLTQNGVFAVMAAGGVGFYIPGLIVGQWRRKRQQAIFLGLPDALDLMVVCVEAGLGFDAAMRRVTTELADSCPEVCNELNVVNFQIQMGRPRREALRDLGIRTGVEDVRALAAVIIQAEKFGSPIGSALRVQSDAMRTRRRQLAEEKAAQTAVKIMLPLILFIFPGVFVVLVGPAAINIKDTLLGM encoded by the coding sequence GTGCCGACGCTCGAAACCCTCCTGACCCCGGAAACGATGATTCCCCTCGCCACCTTCCTGGCGTTCATGCTCGGGGGCTGGGGCATGTTGTCGCTGGTGGCGAACCGGCCGAGCCGCGCGGAGGACCGCCTGAAGCGGATGCTGGATCGACCGCAGATGGAGGCCGATCGGGCTCGGGCCGCTCGGGAACGCCAGCGGATTCAGGATCGGGTGGCCGAGGCGGCCAGGAAGTTGTCTGGCCCGATGCAGCCGAAAGACGAGGCGGAGCTGGGTAAGCTCCGGATCTCGCTCTTGAACGCGGGGATCCGGCATCCGCAGGCTGTGCAAATATACCTCGGCATGAAGCTACTGGGGCTCTTGATCGGGATGGGGGTGTCAATTCCGCCGGTCTGGTCCCACTTCGGTTTGACCCAGAACGGGGTGTTCGCGGTCATGGCGGCTGGTGGAGTGGGCTTCTACATTCCGGGCCTGATCGTTGGGCAATGGAGGAGGAAGCGGCAGCAGGCGATCTTCCTGGGCTTGCCCGATGCGCTGGACTTGATGGTCGTCTGTGTGGAGGCCGGGCTGGGGTTTGACGCGGCGATGCGTCGCGTGACGACGGAACTGGCCGATTCATGCCCGGAAGTCTGCAATGAGCTGAATGTGGTGAATTTTCAGATCCAGATGGGCCGTCCCCGTCGAGAGGCGCTGAGAGACCTGGGAATCCGGACGGGAGTGGAAGATGTGCGGGCCCTGGCCGCCGTCATCATTCAGGCGGAGAAATTCGGGTCGCCCATTGGATCGGCGTTGCGGGTGCAGTCGGACGCGATGCGGACCCGACGCCGGCAACTGGCTGAGGAGAAGGCCGCACAGACGGCCGTCAAGATCATGCTGCCGCTGATTCTGTTTATCTTTCCCGGTGTGTTTGTGGTCCTGGTCGGTCCGGCGGCGATCAACATCAAGGATACCTTGCTTGGGATGTAG
- the hemG gene encoding protoporphyrinogen oxidase, with the protein MSNVSARPHRVVIIGAGLSGLTAAYRLAERSATLRSPIELVVLEAQDRIGGAIWTDRINDFTLEGGADSFITNKPHAIELCRSLGLGDQLIGTDDRFRRSFVVRKGRLVPVPEGFVLMAPQRLWPLITSPILSWRGKLRMLCDLVLPARRDEADESLASFVRRRLGREALDRLVQPLVGGIYTADPNDLSLHATLPQFPQMEREHGSLIRAALRQGRAARLEGQGGGSGARYSLFQTLSHGMDTLPKALAASLPAGSLRLGTAARRVARHEPEGTWRVELLDGPSLEADAVILAVEAHAAARLVDGEDKDLALDLRSIPYASSAIVQLAYPRDHVTHPLDGFGVVVPSIEGREILAVSFTSVKFPDRAPEGSVLLRVFIGGALQAHLFERNDEELTAIARREVEQLLGISGAPILSQVARHSRAMPQYTLGHLDRVASIRSRAKAHPGLILTGNAYSGVGVPDCARIGQEAAEAVLRLLTNARGRAVA; encoded by the coding sequence GTGTCGAACGTCTCTGCTCGGCCCCATCGGGTTGTGATCATTGGAGCAGGCTTGAGCGGCCTGACGGCAGCGTACCGTCTGGCCGAACGATCCGCGACGCTCCGATCACCCATCGAACTGGTCGTCCTCGAAGCGCAGGACCGGATTGGTGGCGCGATCTGGACCGATCGCATCAATGACTTCACCCTCGAAGGGGGCGCTGACTCGTTCATCACCAACAAGCCCCACGCCATCGAGCTTTGCCGGTCGCTCGGCCTCGGCGATCAGCTCATCGGCACCGACGACCGCTTCCGCCGCTCGTTCGTCGTCCGCAAAGGTCGATTGGTGCCGGTCCCCGAAGGCTTTGTCCTGATGGCCCCTCAGCGCCTGTGGCCGCTCATCACCTCGCCCATCCTCTCCTGGCGAGGGAAGCTGCGCATGCTCTGCGACCTCGTCCTCCCCGCCCGTCGCGACGAGGCGGATGAAAGTCTCGCCAGTTTCGTCCGCCGCCGCCTCGGCCGTGAGGCGCTCGACCGCCTGGTTCAGCCCCTGGTCGGCGGCATCTACACGGCCGATCCGAACGACCTGAGCCTGCACGCGACCCTTCCCCAGTTTCCCCAGATGGAACGCGAGCACGGCAGCCTGATTCGGGCCGCGCTCCGCCAGGGGCGGGCGGCTCGTCTCGAAGGGCAGGGGGGTGGTTCCGGAGCACGCTACAGCCTCTTCCAGACCCTCTCCCACGGGATGGACACCCTCCCGAAGGCCCTGGCCGCCTCCCTTCCTGCCGGATCGCTGCGACTCGGCACCGCCGCCCGTCGCGTCGCCCGACACGAGCCCGAGGGAACCTGGCGCGTCGAGCTGCTGGACGGCCCTTCTCTTGAGGCTGATGCCGTGATCCTCGCCGTCGAGGCCCACGCTGCCGCCCGGCTCGTTGATGGTGAAGACAAGGACCTGGCGCTCGATCTCCGATCAATCCCCTACGCCTCCTCGGCAATCGTCCAGCTGGCCTATCCCCGAGACCACGTCACCCACCCACTCGATGGGTTTGGAGTGGTCGTGCCAAGCATCGAAGGGCGAGAGATCCTGGCCGTCTCGTTTACCAGCGTCAAGTTCCCCGACCGCGCTCCCGAAGGCTCGGTCTTGCTTCGCGTCTTCATCGGCGGTGCCTTGCAGGCGCACCTCTTTGAACGCAACGATGAGGAGCTGACCGCGATCGCCAGACGAGAGGTGGAACAGCTTCTCGGCATCTCGGGAGCCCCGATTCTCTCCCAGGTCGCCCGTCATTCCCGAGCCATGCCTCAGTACACACTCGGTCATCTCGATCGGGTCGCCTCCATTCGATCGCGAGCCAAGGCTCATCCCGGTCTCATCCTGACCGGCAATGCCTACTCGGGAGTCGGTGTTCCCGACTGTGCCCGAATCGGCCAGGAGGCAGCCGAAGCCGTCCTTCGCCTCCTGACCAACGCGCGAGGCCGGGCCGTCGCCTGA
- a CDS encoding DUF1559 domain-containing protein, with amino-acid sequence MTTRPSRTRGFTLIELLVVIAIIGVLIALLLPAVQSAREAARRAQCTNNLKQIGLALHNYESATGSLPMGDFRNATTGYGQAMSPGNPCGSNIWVSWMTFILPYMEQGAQTSAYNFEVAATWFKNETATLSRVSSYVCPSDDEHEDISANWFTTYQTSYAGVGGTTETTWNRWGTLNPERCFAIESDGPFGRNFAYGFSAIRDGLSNTILVGETSRFRNEPGGSHFNFGASAGSWNGPPWGATFWPGDVRITGIAYTVPRINAPALTGGQPAPYSTPTSCLRNSHPVATRPANWANTPAPFGCTEMGQFGFRSNHPGGANFLFGDGSVRFLKETINMATYRALSTRKLGEVVSADQL; translated from the coding sequence ATGACCACCCGACCGTCTCGGACGCGTGGGTTTACGCTCATCGAATTGCTGGTGGTGATTGCCATCATCGGCGTGCTCATCGCCCTGCTTCTGCCTGCGGTCCAAAGTGCTCGCGAGGCCGCCCGACGTGCCCAGTGCACCAACAACCTGAAGCAGATCGGCCTCGCCCTGCATAATTACGAGTCGGCCACCGGAAGCCTGCCGATGGGCGACTTCCGCAACGCAACGACCGGCTATGGCCAGGCGATGAGCCCCGGCAACCCCTGTGGCTCGAACATCTGGGTGAGCTGGATGACCTTCATCCTCCCCTACATGGAGCAGGGGGCTCAGACCTCGGCCTACAATTTCGAGGTGGCCGCCACCTGGTTCAAGAATGAGACGGCGACCCTCTCCCGCGTCTCCTCGTATGTTTGCCCGAGCGATGATGAGCATGAAGACATCAGCGCCAACTGGTTCACCACTTACCAGACCTCCTATGCGGGAGTGGGCGGCACGACGGAAACGACGTGGAATCGTTGGGGGACGCTCAACCCCGAGCGCTGCTTTGCCATCGAATCCGACGGGCCCTTCGGCCGGAACTTCGCCTACGGCTTTTCCGCGATCCGCGACGGCTTGAGCAACACCATCCTCGTGGGTGAAACCTCACGATTTCGGAACGAGCCGGGAGGCTCGCATTTCAACTTCGGTGCATCGGCCGGTTCCTGGAACGGCCCCCCCTGGGGAGCCACCTTCTGGCCAGGTGACGTCCGCATCACCGGCATCGCCTACACGGTGCCCCGGATCAACGCCCCGGCTCTCACCGGTGGCCAACCTGCCCCGTATAGCACCCCGACAAGTTGCCTGAGGAATTCGCATCCCGTGGCCACCCGGCCCGCCAACTGGGCCAATACCCCCGCCCCGTTCGGCTGCACCGAGATGGGCCAGTTCGGCTTTCGAAGCAATCACCCCGGAGGGGCCAACTTCCTCTTCGGTGACGGTTCCGTGCGTTTCCTCAAGGAAACGATCAACATGGCCACCTACCGGGCCTTGAGCACCCGAAAGCTTGGTGAAGTGGTCAGTGCCGACCAGCTCTAA
- a CDS encoding DUF1559 domain-containing protein gives MTTRPSRTRGFTLIELLVVIAIIGVLIALLLPAVQSAREAARRAQCTNNLKQIGLALYNYESTNGAFPIGLQRRVPDAPGIPADGGCLRVSRHTMFASMLPYLEQGNTFDWFNFDFFANSIRNITVQEIKVASYICPSDFQSSGPLNPPGGPLQFIGVNQGSYAGSAGEVELMRYRYSTANAGNCRHLEGTGAFVVSFNYKISNFNDGLSNTLFVGEASRFMNQPDSWQFPWNYGEWFTLVGQPAGGAGSVLHGIAYTAPRINAPLQLTSVTPIIDPDPFTWFLKPEAREYGGFGFRSQHPGGANFLLGDGSVRFLKETINPDVYRALGTRKGGEVISADQF, from the coding sequence ATGACCACCCGACCGTCTCGGACGCGTGGGTTTACGCTCATCGAATTGCTGGTGGTGATTGCCATCATCGGCGTGCTCATCGCCCTGCTTCTGCCTGCGGTCCAAAGTGCTCGCGAGGCCGCCCGACGTGCCCAGTGCACCAACAACCTGAAGCAGATCGGCCTCGCCCTGTACAACTATGAGAGCACCAACGGAGCGTTTCCCATTGGACTCCAGCGTCGAGTCCCGGATGCCCCCGGCATTCCGGCCGACGGCGGTTGCTTGAGGGTCTCCCGACACACCATGTTCGCCTCGATGCTACCGTACCTGGAGCAGGGCAACACGTTCGACTGGTTCAACTTCGACTTCTTTGCGAACAGCATCCGCAACATCACGGTGCAGGAAATCAAGGTCGCATCGTACATTTGCCCTTCCGATTTCCAGTCGTCCGGCCCGTTGAACCCCCCCGGCGGTCCTTTGCAGTTCATCGGGGTGAACCAGGGCTCCTACGCGGGTTCGGCCGGCGAGGTTGAGCTGATGCGTTATCGCTACTCGACCGCGAACGCCGGCAACTGCCGCCACCTCGAAGGAACCGGTGCGTTTGTTGTCAGCTTCAACTACAAGATCAGCAATTTCAATGACGGCCTGAGCAACACTCTCTTCGTCGGTGAGGCATCCCGATTCATGAATCAGCCTGATTCATGGCAGTTCCCCTGGAACTATGGCGAATGGTTCACCCTGGTCGGCCAGCCCGCTGGTGGCGCAGGGTCCGTCCTGCATGGAATCGCCTACACTGCCCCGCGGATCAACGCTCCCTTGCAATTGACGAGCGTCACCCCGATCATCGACCCCGATCCGTTCACCTGGTTCCTGAAGCCCGAGGCCCGCGAATACGGCGGCTTCGGATTCCGCAGCCAGCACCCGGGCGGTGCGAATTTCCTCCTCGGAGATGGCTCTGTCAGGTTCCTTAAGGAAACGATCAACCCTGACGTCTATCGCGCCCTTGGGACCCGCAAGGGCGGAGAAGTCATCAGCGCAGATCAGTTCTGA
- the hemE gene encoding uroporphyrinogen decarboxylase, translated as MPDSPEAPRFLKACRREPTDVTPIWLMRQAGRYMADYRELRSRVSFLELCKTPDLATEVTVTAAERLGVDAAILFADILLILEPIGLNLEFAKGEGPVIHNPITESSDVDRLQPMTSAEPLGYVMQAVSQIRAALPPSVPLIGFAGAPFTLACYAIEGGGSRHYDRAKAFMYRDPGAWDALMRQLTDATALYLTAQAEAGAQVLQLFDSWVGNLSPFDYKRFVQPHMKRLFDALPPDVPTIHFGTGTATLLEAQRDAGGSVIGLDWRVELDEAWNRLGPGVAVQGNLDPVVLLAPIDEIRRQALRILDQAAGRPGHIFNLGHGILPSTPVDHVRALVEIVHEANRA; from the coding sequence ATGCCGGATTCGCCCGAAGCCCCCCGCTTTCTCAAAGCCTGCCGCCGAGAACCGACCGACGTCACTCCCATCTGGCTGATGCGTCAGGCCGGCCGCTACATGGCCGATTACCGCGAACTCCGCTCGCGCGTCTCTTTCCTCGAACTCTGCAAGACCCCGGACCTGGCCACCGAGGTCACCGTCACCGCCGCCGAGCGCCTCGGGGTCGATGCCGCCATCCTCTTTGCCGACATCCTGCTCATCCTCGAACCAATCGGACTCAACCTCGAATTTGCCAAGGGGGAAGGCCCGGTCATCCACAACCCGATCACCGAGTCGAGCGACGTCGACCGCCTTCAGCCGATGACCAGCGCCGAGCCGCTTGGCTATGTCATGCAGGCCGTTTCTCAGATCCGGGCCGCCCTGCCGCCCTCGGTCCCCTTGATCGGCTTCGCCGGAGCGCCGTTCACCCTGGCCTGCTATGCGATCGAAGGCGGGGGCTCACGGCACTACGACCGGGCCAAGGCCTTCATGTACCGCGACCCCGGTGCCTGGGATGCCCTCATGCGGCAGCTCACCGACGCCACCGCCCTCTACCTCACCGCCCAGGCCGAGGCCGGGGCCCAGGTCCTGCAACTGTTCGATAGCTGGGTCGGCAACCTCTCCCCCTTCGATTACAAGCGCTTCGTCCAACCTCACATGAAGCGCCTGTTCGACGCCCTCCCCCCCGACGTGCCCACCATCCACTTCGGCACCGGCACGGCCACCCTCCTCGAAGCCCAGCGCGATGCCGGCGGCTCGGTCATCGGCCTCGACTGGCGCGTCGAACTCGATGAGGCCTGGAACCGCCTCGGCCCCGGGGTTGCCGTTCAGGGCAATCTCGACCCGGTCGTCCTGCTGGCCCCGATCGACGAGATCCGTCGCCAGGCCCTCCGCATCCTCGATCAGGCTGCCGGACGCCCCGGCCACATCTTCAACCTCGGCCACGGCATCCTGCCCAGTACCCCGGTCGATCACGTCCGAGCCCTGGTCGAGATCGTCCACGAAGCGAATCGCGCCTGA
- a CDS encoding DUF2617 family protein — protein MGVSYGRSKLIDITFQVYARPIHPDWFTVRRHRRVSHSAWDADLRIIEGGHAIVWSAGSSRLTEVLCGLETPLPDRGLLLREPVRVERSATLRQGASVEYQTCFDAERLDGEVFRHLCNELSLDAGKGLFHRFSPQNRLSPSPVSFIRIDARPNGLSVQTFHTFPDDHSIVRTQSLFELLDADQS, from the coding sequence ATGGGCGTCAGTTACGGCCGTTCGAAGCTGATCGACATCACGTTCCAGGTCTATGCCCGTCCGATTCATCCGGACTGGTTCACCGTGCGCCGCCATCGCCGAGTGAGTCACAGCGCCTGGGACGCGGACCTGCGAATCATCGAGGGAGGGCACGCAATCGTCTGGTCGGCCGGCTCAAGCCGCTTGACCGAAGTCCTTTGCGGGCTAGAAACTCCGCTGCCCGATCGTGGCCTCCTCCTCCGTGAGCCGGTGCGCGTCGAACGCTCGGCCACGCTCCGCCAGGGGGCTTCGGTCGAGTATCAGACCTGCTTCGATGCCGAACGGCTCGACGGCGAGGTCTTCCGACACCTCTGCAACGAACTCTCGCTCGACGCCGGCAAGGGCCTCTTTCACCGCTTCTCGCCCCAGAATCGCCTGTCGCCCTCCCCGGTCAGTTTCATCCGAATCGACGCTCGCCCTAACGGCCTCTCTGTTCAAACCTTCCATACCTTCCCAGACGACCACTCCATCGTCCGTACGCAGTCCCTTTTCGAGCTGCTCGACGCTGATCAGAGCTGA
- a CDS encoding class I SAM-dependent methyltransferase: MNRTELESPPLLPLRAVDAWRRRGARYVWHKALRRGLRRWPSCKRRILYRNPRLYWTLRGGDDYFREQEGQPARSERSEWLADRIASYRPTSVLEIGCGYGKQLRAIRHRLPEVPLLGLDFSPTQLDYAKGFLDGIGGVSLMLGDGQRVPLPDKSVDLVMTSAVILHNAPEIADQIRREAIRIARRWVVHNEDTDVTYNRFGYDSAAWYRASGIRLAEVGVIPVGSQDEVARSQFCVAELGEW, translated from the coding sequence GTGAACCGAACGGAACTCGAATCACCACCGCTGCTGCCGTTGAGAGCCGTCGATGCCTGGAGGCGTCGGGGAGCTCGGTACGTCTGGCACAAGGCCCTGCGACGGGGACTGCGACGCTGGCCGTCGTGCAAGAGACGGATACTCTACCGTAATCCTCGATTGTATTGGACCCTTCGTGGCGGGGATGATTATTTCCGGGAACAAGAGGGTCAGCCGGCCCGTTCGGAACGGTCTGAGTGGCTGGCTGATCGGATCGCGAGTTATCGGCCGACTTCGGTGCTGGAAATCGGCTGCGGCTACGGGAAACAGCTGCGGGCGATCCGGCATCGCTTGCCGGAAGTTCCCCTATTGGGCCTCGACTTCAGCCCGACGCAACTCGATTATGCGAAAGGGTTTCTCGACGGCATTGGTGGGGTCTCCCTGATGCTCGGCGATGGTCAACGGGTTCCCTTGCCGGACAAATCGGTCGATCTGGTGATGACCTCGGCCGTGATCCTGCACAATGCCCCTGAGATCGCCGACCAGATCCGCCGCGAGGCGATCCGGATCGCCCGGCGATGGGTGGTGCATAACGAGGACACGGACGTGACCTACAACCGCTTCGGCTACGATTCGGCGGCCTGGTATCGGGCGTCGGGGATTCGGCTGGCCGAGGTCGGGGTGATTCCAGTCGGGTCACAGGACGAGGTGGCCCGGTCGCAGTTCTGCGTGGCCGAGCTGGGCGAGTGGTGA
- a CDS encoding lipopolysaccharide biosynthesis protein has product MTAIPANATSPAVAASAPAAAPLAASEDRLAVRDSLIVTIGGQLERAVGTLTALVMKWGLAPEQHGVYSGLRLTLDHANRASLGIGRGAVQEIPILRAAGNEDEAKRVADVAFAACSIGALIYAVGLLAFAWWRWPSGGSADPIDLAWSGGLVAVAVLVLMKRYQDFLIALHRAHRRFTLVTELAIIDAAVFAALVAVGLWVAGLWGLLAAVGLLCLFNVAYLHVRHPMRLGWAWDGPIVWRLLRTGLPILVNSAAFAGLLSLDRVLILSIAPNGTEAAGYYAIALMGTGWTMDLAGRIASVMYTYFQTTIGRTQDVVAVAKQAARVVEAMVPPLAAGSAVAYVVAPTFLGLLIPRYAPGLDALRPLLPGTLLLGLALPCREAMIAVDRPYRLAIVTLPGLALAALVGALGASGSGIVGVAWGMTLGYAAVYLLTSLASLGGGLGTRGWLTHQSRVMRSVGWYGAGAVLAAHVPIDGPAWQVFPLRIVILAAWGLPTLVLWGRAHGWGGLADRFRRKHAS; this is encoded by the coding sequence GTGACCGCGATTCCCGCGAATGCAACATCGCCTGCTGTGGCCGCCTCGGCACCGGCCGCCGCTCCCTTGGCCGCGAGCGAGGATCGGCTCGCGGTGCGCGACAGCCTGATCGTGACGATTGGCGGTCAACTGGAGCGAGCGGTCGGAACACTGACGGCGTTGGTGATGAAGTGGGGCCTCGCGCCGGAACAGCACGGGGTGTATTCGGGGCTTCGGCTCACACTCGACCACGCCAACCGGGCGAGCCTGGGGATCGGCCGGGGGGCCGTGCAGGAAATCCCGATCCTTCGCGCCGCAGGCAACGAGGACGAGGCAAAGCGGGTGGCCGACGTGGCCTTTGCCGCCTGCTCCATCGGGGCCTTGATCTACGCGGTGGGATTGCTCGCCTTCGCCTGGTGGCGCTGGCCAAGCGGCGGTAGTGCCGACCCGATCGACCTGGCCTGGAGCGGCGGCCTGGTGGCGGTGGCGGTCCTGGTCTTGATGAAGCGGTATCAGGACTTCTTGATTGCCTTGCATCGGGCGCACCGACGGTTCACTCTGGTCACAGAGCTGGCAATCATCGACGCGGCGGTGTTTGCCGCTTTGGTGGCGGTGGGTCTCTGGGTGGCGGGCCTGTGGGGTTTACTGGCAGCGGTCGGACTGCTCTGCCTGTTCAACGTGGCCTATTTGCACGTCAGGCACCCGATGCGGCTTGGGTGGGCCTGGGATGGTCCGATTGTCTGGCGACTGTTGCGCACGGGATTACCGATCCTGGTGAACTCGGCGGCGTTTGCAGGGTTGTTGAGCTTGGATCGGGTTCTGATCCTCTCGATCGCCCCGAACGGAACCGAAGCGGCGGGCTACTACGCGATCGCCCTGATGGGGACCGGCTGGACGATGGATCTGGCCGGTCGGATCGCCTCCGTGATGTACACCTATTTCCAGACGACGATCGGCCGGACTCAGGATGTCGTGGCCGTGGCAAAACAGGCGGCTCGCGTGGTTGAGGCAATGGTTCCACCGCTGGCGGCGGGTAGCGCGGTGGCGTATGTGGTCGCGCCGACGTTCCTGGGACTGCTTATTCCTCGATATGCTCCCGGTCTGGACGCCTTGCGGCCCTTGCTGCCGGGGACGTTGTTGCTCGGTCTGGCGTTGCCGTGCCGCGAGGCGATGATCGCGGTCGATCGGCCGTATCGCCTGGCGATCGTCACGCTGCCGGGCCTGGCGTTAGCAGCGCTGGTGGGGGCGTTGGGAGCCTCGGGGTCGGGAATCGTCGGGGTGGCCTGGGGAATGACGCTCGGCTACGCGGCGGTGTACCTACTGACCTCGCTGGCGAGTCTCGGCGGCGGGTTGGGAACACGGGGGTGGCTGACTCATCAATCACGGGTCATGCGATCGGTTGGCTGGTACGGGGCTGGGGCCGTGCTGGCGGCTCACGTACCGATCGACGGGCCGGCGTGGCAGGTGTTTCCCCTTCGGATCGTCATCCTCGCAGCCTGGGGGCTGCCGACGTTGGTGCTGTGGGGCCGAGCCCACGGATGGGGAGGTCTCGCGGACCGATTCCGAAGAAAACACGCGAGTTGA